cagtgagcactcagggctgatttcctttagaatggataggtttgatcttcttgcagtccatgggactctcaagagtctcctccagcaccataattcaaaagcatcaattcttcggcgatcagccttctttatggtccagctctcacttccatacatcactactgggaaaaccatagctttaactatacggacctttgtcggcaaggtgatgtctctgctttttaagatgctgtctaggtttgtcattgcttttctcccaagaagcaggtgtcttttaatttcgtgactgctgtcaccatctgcagtaatcaaggagcccaagaaagtaaaatctctcactgcctccatttcttccccttctatttgccaggagatgatgggaccagtggccatgatcttggtttttttgatgttgagcttcagaccatattttgcgctctcctctttcaccctcattaaagggttctttaattcctcctcactttctgctgtcaaggttgtgtcatctgcatatctgaggttgttgatatttcttccggcaatcttaattctggcttgggattcatctagtccagcctttcgcatgatgaattctgcatataagttaaataagcagggagacaatatacaaccttgtcgtactcctttcccaattttgaaccaatcagttgttccatatccagttctaactgtagcttcttgtcccacatagagatttctcaggagacagatgaggtgatcaggcactcccatttctttaagaacttgccaaagtttgctgtggtcgacacagtcaaaggcttttgcatagtcaatgaagcagaagtagacgtttttctggaactctctagctttctccataatccagcgcatgtttgctatttggtctctggttcctctgccctttcgaaatccagcttgcacttctgggagttctcggtccacatactgcctaagcctgccttgtagaattttaagcataaccttgctagcgtgtgaaatgagcgcaattgtgtggtagttggagcattctttggcactgcccttctttggaattgggatgtagactgatcctctccaatcctctggccattgctgagttttccaaacttgctggcatattgggtgtagcaccttaacagcatcatcttttaaaattttaaatagttcagctggaatatcatcacttccactggccttgttattagcagtgctttctaaggcccatttgacttcactctccaagatgtctggctcaagatcagcaaccacactacctggggtgtacgagacctccatatctttctggtataattcctctgtgtattcttgccacctcttcgtgatgtcttctgcttctgttaggtccttaccacttttgtccttgattatggtaatctttgtacgaaatgttcctttcatatctccaattttcttgaacagatctctggtttttcccattctattgttttcctctatttctttgcattgctcatttaagaacaccctcttgtctctccttgctgtttttttgaaatctgcattcagtttcctgtatctttccctatctcccttgcattttgcttgcctcctctcctctgctatttgtaaggcctcgttggacagccattttgctttcttgcatttccttttccttgggatggttttcattgctgcctcctgtataatgttacgagcctccatccatagttcttcaggcactatgtccaccaaatctaaatccttaaacctgttcctcacttccactgtgtattcataagggatttgattcagattgtatcttactggcccagtggtttttcctactttcttcagtttaagctggaattttgctataagaagctgatgatctgagttacagtcagctccaggtcttgtttttgctgactgtatagagcttctccatctttggctgcagagaatataatcaatctgatttcgatgctgcccatttggtgatatccatgtgtagagtcgtctcttgtgttgttggaagagagtgtttgtgatgaccagcttgttctcttgacagaactctattaacctttgccctgcttcattttgaactccaaggccaaacttgccagtggttccttttatctcttgattccctactttagcattccagtcccctgtaatgagaagaacatccttctttggtgtcatttctagaaggtgttgtaggtcttcatagaattggtcaatttcactttcttcagcaccggtagttggtgcataaacttggattactgtgatgttaaaaggtctgccttggattcatattgagatcattctgtcatttttgagattgcatcccattacagcttttgccactcttttgttgactatgagggccactccatttcttctacaggattcttgcccacagtagtagatatgatagtcacccgaactgaattcgcccattcccttccattttagttcactgatgcccaggatgtcaatatttattcttgtcatctcatttttgaccacacccagcttacctccattcatggttcttacattccaggttcctatgcaatatttttctttacagcattggactttcctttcgcttccaggcatatccgcaactgagcgtcctttcggctttggcccagccgcttcatcagctctgaatctacttgtacttgtcctccgctcttcctcagtagcatgttggacgccttccgacctgaggggctcatcttccagcgtcataacttttatatgcctgttgtctttgtccatggagttttcttggcagggatactggagtggcttgccagttccttctccaggtggatcacgtttagtcaaaactctccactatgacctgtccatcttgggtggccctgcatggcatagctcatagcttctctgagttattcaagccccttcgccacgacaaggcattgatccatgaagggtttTTTATCTAAACCATCTAAACCATTCCACTATAAATCTAATGTGCCCACACTGTCAGGGTTGGAAGATGATTGTGCAGAGGATGAAGAACTTCATGATGAATTgtgggcaggttcatggacatagagcagctccctttcctgtgagaaaccactttttatgaaaagtaaaccccacagttCAACCGTATTCTAAGATAATGCTGCTAACGTTTACTAAGGCTGGTGATGCATGACCATTATTTAACATCGTTTCATTTGTCTTTCCTAAAAAGTTGGAACATATGGAGGATATGAGATAATGAACAAGTtgttaaaataagagcaggtgcTAATTGATATGTATAATATTCTTTTTTTGttctcttcctagaaaacaaataggattttctctccccctacccccgTCGAAAAAAGACAGTGAAGAAGGCAGTCAAAATTCTGGTGGGCCATGTCCAATGGAAATAACGAAGAAagcatttaaatacatggagtgtgaaaagagagaCGATAAACAATTTGaaagcatggagtgtggaaagagcttcactgacagtggacaacttagaatacatcaacggactcacacgggggagaaaccatttaaatgcatggaatgtggaaagagcttcagtcagagtggagcccttagaatacatcaacagagtcacacgggggagaaaccatttaaatgtatggagtgtggaaagagcttcagtcagagtggagcccttagaatacatcaacggattcacacgggggagaaaccatttaaatgtatggagtgtggaaagagcttcagtcagagtggagcccttagaatacatcaacggagtcacacgggggagaaaccatttaaatgtatggagtgtggaaagagcttcagtcagagctgggtccttagaattcatcaacggactcacacgggggagaaaccatttaaatgtatggagtgtggaaagagcttcagtgagagtggacaccttagaaaacatcaacggagtcacacgggggagaaaccatttaaatgtatggagtgtggaaagagcttcagtcagagtggacacctcagaatacatcaacggagtcacacgggggagaaaccatttaaatgtatggagtgtgaaaagagcttcagtcagagtggagaccttagaatacatcaacggactcacacgggggagaaaccatttaaatgtatggagtgcggaaagagcttcagtgagagtggagtactaagaaaacatcaacggattcacacgggggagaaaccctttcagtgcatggagtgtggaaagagcttcagtcagagtggacaccttagaatacatcaacggactcacacgggggagaaaccatttaaatgtatggagtgtggaaagtgcttcagtcacagtggagaccttagaaaacatcaacggattcacacgggggagaaaccatttaaatgtatggagtgtggaaagagcttcagtcagagctgggtccttagaattcatcaacggactcacacgggggagaaaccatttaaatgtgtggagtgtggaaagtgcttcagtcagagtggaaaacttagaatacatcaacgtgAAGAGAATCCCTAAAGGAAAATCGCTTCCCCCTCCCCGGGAGCGGGGAACCGATCAGCTCAGCATAGCATTGTGACGTCATAAAGGAAAAGAGGTTGTGagcttttgtttccttttggcTGCCTTTGAAGTATCTGCTGCACTTCTGAGCTGGAGGAAAGGCCTAATTTAAGGGGAATTGCAACATTTCAATCTTCAGGCAACAAAACATAAATTACTTTGTATAAAAGGTTGGAAACATACTGGATACAATTTTGgactgtgtacagtggtgcctcgctagacgaatttaattctttccacgggtcttttcttataaagaaaaattcgtctagcgaatcccataggaatgccttgaattttttttttgcccataggaacgcattaattgaatttcaatgcattgctatgggaaaccgcgattcgctagacaaatttttcataaaacgaattcgtctagcgaggcaacctccgctcgaaaaatcctttcgttaagcggaaatttcgttaagcagggcattcgttaagcgaggcaccactgtatttactccCTGACTGTGGCTCTTCCTAGCTGGGAAAGGAATTGAGATAAGCCTGACCTTGAGGCTCTTGAGACTGAGAAATATTTTCACTATAATAACAGTATGTCAGGCACTGatacagcagcagctgcctcttaAAGAGCAAGGAGGAAAGGGTCTATATCACCATCATTCGAAGACCAAGTGTTGCAGGCACTTGCTGGTCTCAAGGAAGGGCAGGATCGCAATTCTGAAGAATTAAAGAGGACTACGGAAGAATTAAAACGGATTAAAGGTGAACttagttccttgaataaagaaaTTAAACAGGTGAAGACACAGGTGGCAGGAGTAGATGAAAGAGTTACTCAATTGGAGACAGGGAAAGTCCAAGACCTGGAAAAGCAGACATACCAGGCGCAGGTGGCGATCGCATTTCTTCAGATGAAACAGAGGGAGACGAATCTCAGGATTCACGGTTTTCCATTGACAATGTCTCTTGGATGTTCTTAAAGAAGAATTTAGAAAAGATGGAGACTAAAGCACACAAAAGattgaatatggaaaccagttggtTAAAATATAGGGACATGTTGatagaagaaggagaccaatttaagttaaaaacatatgaacagttgAAGACTAAGCTtcatgattggctccaatattatCAGATCAATGAAGTTTTTAAACTGGATAGGAAAATTGTCTTCCAatcagagaagtcaaagttggaaatagaattgttagaaccaaaaacaaaaatactttccagaatgtataagttattgcttgagtggcatacgaaagatgaacaaagaaTGTCATGatattgtgggcaaaggatgtgggataTAATAGTCTGATGAAAGATTGGGGaaaattatggaaacagaatttgaaatttactgtgtgtaatcttttaagagaaaatataatgaaaatgatgtatagatggtatcttacaccagtaaaactagctaagatctATCATAATCAgtataataaatgttggaaatgtaagaaagagaaaggatctttttatcatatgtggtggacttgcccactattaagggatttctgggagaagatttataatgaattaaagagagtgttgaaaaacattTATTCAGAAACCAGAAtcttttctattgggtatagttggaaaagagattcctaagaaaaacgttaatttttttatgtatgctacaacggcggcaagagcattattagccaagaactggaagccccaagaattaccaacagtggacgattggcaaatgaaaatgatggagtacatggaactggctgagatggcCAGGAGAATACGCGACCGGGGAGcagaagcaacagaagaagagtggaaagattttaaagtttattttaaaaaatatggtaaaattgtatattgagattagatttagaagtttatagaaactgcgggtttgagAATTATGTTAAGTAAATggatgtatgagagatttgaaattgcaaggagttttaaacaatgaattggaaattgctaaagataaaggagaaatgaaccgcagacagagggaactcgaggaagtccctttTTACAATGTTAAAGAAAATGAATTATGGTatcttgatttttgtgttttttattgttgttttttgtaatgtcatttttttcttgttatttttgtttgtattttttgtgtttaaagtgttgtgtttttctgtaaaaccaataaaaatcatttataaagGGCATTGTAAATCATATAATAAGATATCCATTATTTAAAGTGTGGGAATAATATAAACTGTTTTTAGAACCTAAGACGCCAAAATGGTCATCCCCCTTAGAAGCAATCGCggttaaaaaaagaatatgaaagGATGTTGGGCAACATATAATAATTTGTTGATAGAAGAAGACggccaaataaaaattaaaaaatgtgaaaatgtgaaaATTTATTTTTCAACCTGGCTAGAATATTACCAAACgtatgatatatatataaaaaataagaaaataggaTTTGAAAAAGAACCATCAAAATTGGAAAGATAATTAATaactgataaaataaaaataatatcaaaGATGTATAGGCTCCTTCTGGAATTCAAGGTAATGGAAGAAGCAACCAATGTTAATATGATAAGATGGGTGCAAGATATTGGATGCCCCATAATGATGGAGGAGTGGGAACACCTTTGGAAAATAGATATAAATTTTACCACGAGTTATAGCATTAGAGAAAACATGTTAAAAATGCAACACCGATGGTACCTGACCCCCTCCAGACtttcaaatatatacaaaaatcTGTCAAATttgtgctggaggtgtgggggaaaACACAGTATCtctctcttggactactgcaatatatACTactatactgttgttgtttagtcgtttagtcgtgtccgactcttcgtgaccccatggaccatagcatgccaggcactcctgtcttccactgcctcccgcagtttggtcaaactgtccaaccatctcgtcctctgtcgtccccttctccttgtgccctcaatctttcccaatatcagggtcttttccagggagtcttctcttctcatgaggtggccaaagtattggagcctcagcttcacgatctgtccttccagtgagcactcagggctgatttccttaagaatggataggtttgatcttcttgcagtccatggaactctcaagagtctcctccagcaccataattcaaaagcatcaattcttcggcgatcagccttctttatggtctcacttccatacatcactactaggaaaaccatagctttaactatacggacctttgtcggcaaggtgatgtctctgctttttaagatgctgtctaggtttgtcattgcttttctcccaagaagcaggcgtcttttaatttcgtgactgctgtcaccatctgcagtgatccaggagcccaagaaagtaaaatttctctctgcctccatttcttccccttctgtttgccaggaggtaatgggaccagtggccatgatcttagtttttttgatgttgagcttcagaccatattttgcgctctcctctttcaccctcattaaaaggttctttaattcctcctcactttctgccatcaaggttgtgtcatctgcatatctgaggttgttgatatttcttccagcaatcttaattccggtttgggattcatctagtccagcctttcgcatgatgaattctgcatataagttaaataagcagggagacaatatacaaccttgtcgtacttctttcccaattttgaaccaatcagttgttccatatccagttctaactgtagcttcttgtcccacatagagatttctcaggagacagatgaggtgatcaggcactcccatttctttaagaacttgccatagtttgctgtggtcgacacagtcaaaggcttttgcatagtcaatgaagcagaagtagatctTTTTCTGGAaccctctagctttctccataatacagcacatgtttgctatttggtctctggttcctctgccccttcgaaatccagcttgcatttctgggagttggtccacatactgcctaagcctgccttaggatgtctggctcaaggtcagcaaccactctacctggggtgtacgagacctccatatctttctggtataattcctctctgtattcttgccacctcttcttgatgtcttctgcttctgttaggtccttaccacttttgtcctttactacggtaatctttgtacgaaatgttcctttcatatctccaattttcttgaacagatctctggttttccccattctattgttttcctctatttctttgcattgctcgtttaagaaggccctcttctctctccttgctatttttttggaaatctgcattcactttcctgtatctttcactatctccctcgcattttgcttgcctcctctcccccgctatttgcaaggcctcgttggacagccattttgctttcttgcatttccttttccttgggatggttttcattgctgcctcctgtataatgttacgagcctccatccatagttcttcaggcactctgtccaccaaatctaaatccttaaacctgttcctcacttccactgtgtattcataagggatttgatttagattgtatcttactggcccagtggtttttcctactttcttctttaagctggaattttgctataagaagctgatgatctgagccacagtcagctccaggtcttgtttttccTGACTGTATAGAGTTTCTCCATCTTTgactgcagagaatataatcaatccgcgttttcgaccagcataaaagcctcggaacttagaagcgcctccctttccttctctttctcagttcCGGCATCGGAGGTACTGGTTTTCTGTCTGCCCtactcctgtccactctttccgcctctctctcttcctgcctatggagcaggggctctctagtcctgccagagccctggcactccttctccgcttcctgactcacctcttcagagccctcgctctcatgactgcttggagacgggctgcttctgatgagggggggcgtTCTCTGTAACCCCTCCcgcttacatccaccccccctccaggcccccctcctcccccgagGAGATGGGTAGCTGGGGAGATGATTGGAAGCCCAAAAACTCTGTGGcatccgagctggtgggggtgaaaatgtgCTCCCAGTCGAAGCCCTGCGATGATGCTGGAGGTGACGACTGAAACCCTAGGAAGTCCGTCTCGTCTGAACCGGTGGGAGTGAACACCTGTTCCCAGTCCTTGATCGGGGTTTCCACACTTGAAGGAGCGGCAAACTCGTCCTCCCCTCCCCGTTCCTGAAACCGTGCTTCCCATTCCTACAGCGATCCCTGCGGCTCTTCTTTACCT
Above is a window of Zootoca vivipara chromosome 2, rZooViv1.1, whole genome shotgun sequence DNA encoding:
- the LOC132591578 gene encoding oocyte zinc finger protein XlCOF6-like gives rise to the protein MEITKKAFKYMECEKRDDKQFESMECGKSFTDSGQLRIHQRTHTGEKPFKCMECGKSFSQSGALRIHQQSHTGEKPFKCMECGKSFSQSGALRIHQRIHTGEKPFKCMECGKSFSQSGALRIHQRSHTGEKPFKCMECGKSFSQSWVLRIHQRTHTGEKPFKCMECGKSFSESGHLRKHQRSHTGEKPFKCMECGKSFSQSGHLRIHQRSHTGEKPFKCMECEKSFSQSGDLRIHQRTHTGEKPFKCMECGKSFSESGVLRKHQRIHTGEKPFQCMECGKSFSQSGHLRIHQRTHTGEKPFKCMECGKCFSHSGDLRKHQRIHTGEKPFKCMECGKSFSQSWVLRIHQRTHTGEKPFKCVECGKCFSQSGKLRIHQREENP